A single Agrococcus sp. ARC_14 DNA region contains:
- a CDS encoding NAD(P)-dependent alcohol dehydrogenase, translating to MKAVRLHSYGTNPTVEEVPEPQIVGPWDVIVDVGAAGLCRTDLHIIEGQWDPIQHPSLPYILGHENAGTVREVGSAVHTVQSGDTVIMHPLTSCGLCPACRIGQDSHCENATFPGINVDGGMAQQLRTNARAVVKLDAGVDPKDVAALADAGLTAYHAVRKAADGLFPGTHAVVVGAGGLGHIGIQTLAAITSAEITVVDRSEQALELAGQLGAHHTVLATDDEAVERAVLEITGGGAHVLFDFVGESGAELLATRLLRNRGSHYVIGYGGAVRIPTIEIISREINVIGNLVGTYNDLVELMTLTAQGRVQLHTAVYPLDAAIDAIHDLEAGRLVGRGILVP from the coding sequence GTGAAGGCAGTTCGTCTCCACTCGTACGGCACGAACCCGACCGTGGAGGAGGTGCCAGAGCCGCAGATCGTCGGCCCCTGGGACGTGATCGTCGATGTCGGCGCCGCGGGGCTCTGCCGCACCGATCTGCACATCATCGAGGGGCAGTGGGACCCGATCCAGCACCCGAGCCTGCCCTACATCCTCGGCCACGAGAACGCCGGCACCGTGCGCGAGGTCGGCAGTGCCGTGCACACGGTGCAGTCGGGCGACACGGTGATCATGCACCCGCTCACGAGCTGCGGGCTCTGCCCCGCCTGCCGCATCGGCCAGGACTCGCACTGCGAGAACGCCACCTTCCCCGGCATCAACGTCGACGGCGGCATGGCGCAGCAGCTGCGCACGAACGCCCGGGCTGTCGTGAAGCTCGACGCCGGCGTCGACCCGAAGGACGTCGCGGCGCTCGCCGATGCTGGGCTCACCGCCTATCACGCCGTGCGGAAGGCCGCGGATGGGCTCTTCCCGGGCACGCATGCGGTCGTGGTCGGCGCCGGGGGCCTCGGACACATCGGCATCCAGACGCTCGCCGCCATCACGAGCGCCGAGATCACCGTCGTCGACCGCAGCGAGCAGGCCCTCGAGCTCGCCGGGCAGCTGGGAGCCCACCACACGGTGCTGGCGACCGATGACGAGGCGGTCGAGCGGGCCGTGCTCGAGATCACCGGCGGCGGCGCGCACGTGCTGTTCGACTTCGTCGGCGAGAGCGGCGCCGAGCTGCTCGCCACCCGGCTGCTGCGCAACCGCGGCTCGCACTACGTGATCGGCTACGGCGGTGCCGTGCGGATCCCGACGATCGAGATCATCTCCCGCGAGATCAACGTGATCGGCAACCTCGTCGGCACGTACAACGACCTCGTCGAGCTCATGACCCTGACCGCGCAGGGCCGCGTGCAGCTGCACACGGCCGTCTACCCGCTCGACGCCGCCATCGACGCGATCCACGACCTCGAGGCCGGTCGGCTCGTCGGCCGCGGCATCCTCGTCCCCTGA
- a CDS encoding DEAD/DEAH box helicase, producing MTLLDHATALRDAERWEPDAAFDAFEAWAAERGLTLYPAQEEALLEIVTGANVILSTPTGTGKSLVATGAHFAALAQGKRTFYTAPIKALVSEKFFALVEVFGAEQVGMVTGDSSVNGDAPIICCTAEILANLALRNGEATEVGQVVMDEFHYYADPQRGWAWQVPLLTLPHVQFILMSATLGDTTAIADDLSRRTGRETAVVTGVERPVPLSYSYAMTPVHETIEELLATNQAPVYIVHFAQAAALERAQALASVKIITREQRDEIAAAIGEFRFTTTFGKTLSRLVRSGIGVHHAGMLPKYRRLVEQLAQQGLLRVICGTDTLGVGINVPIRTVLLTGLTKFDGTRMRQLSAREFHQIAGRAGRAGYDTAGTVVVQAPEHEAENAKMLAKAGDDPKQRRKLVRKKAPEGFVSWGKPSFEKLIEAEPEPLVSSMQISHSMLLNVIGREGDAFTEVRDLIASSHEPWRRKLALERRALAIYRTLRTAGVVEQHPDPSMPGGQRIRLTVDLQPNFALNQPLSPFALEVIDVLDPADPTHPLDVISVIESTLDDPRPILSQQQFLARGEAVAAMKAERIEYDERMELLEHVTHPKPLEELLTEALAVFASSQPWVSDFALSPKSVVRDMWERAMTFADYTQHYSLARSEGLVLRYLSDAYRAIRQTVPEEAKSEDLLDIIEWLGELVRQVDSSLLDEWEELMHPTAPGETPIAPPPPPSVVANPRAFRTLVRNELFRRVQLAALDRHEALGELDAAAGFDATAWGDALDAYYDEHETIGTGADARSSRMLVIDEGPAVWEAQQILADPAGDHDWRIWASIDLAASADAGVAVVRVTRVGRL from the coding sequence ATGACCCTCCTCGACCACGCCACCGCTCTCCGGGATGCCGAGCGCTGGGAACCCGACGCCGCCTTCGACGCCTTCGAGGCGTGGGCGGCCGAGCGCGGGCTGACGCTCTACCCCGCGCAGGAGGAGGCGCTGCTCGAGATCGTCACGGGCGCGAACGTGATCCTCTCGACGCCCACCGGCACCGGCAAGTCGCTCGTCGCGACCGGCGCGCACTTCGCCGCGCTCGCACAGGGGAAGCGCACCTTCTACACCGCGCCCATCAAGGCGCTCGTGAGCGAGAAGTTCTTCGCCCTCGTCGAGGTCTTCGGGGCCGAGCAGGTCGGCATGGTCACGGGAGACTCATCCGTCAACGGCGACGCCCCGATCATCTGCTGCACCGCAGAGATCCTCGCCAACCTGGCCCTCCGCAACGGCGAGGCGACCGAGGTCGGCCAGGTCGTGATGGATGAGTTCCACTACTACGCCGACCCGCAGCGCGGCTGGGCCTGGCAGGTGCCGCTGCTGACGCTGCCGCACGTGCAGTTCATCCTCATGTCGGCGACGCTCGGCGACACCACGGCGATCGCCGACGACCTCAGCCGCCGCACCGGCCGCGAGACCGCGGTCGTCACCGGCGTCGAGCGCCCCGTGCCGCTGTCGTACTCCTACGCGATGACGCCGGTGCACGAGACCATCGAGGAGCTGCTGGCCACCAACCAGGCGCCCGTCTACATCGTGCACTTCGCGCAGGCGGCCGCGCTCGAGCGGGCACAGGCGCTCGCCTCGGTGAAGATCATCACCCGCGAGCAGCGCGACGAGATCGCGGCCGCGATCGGCGAGTTCCGCTTCACCACCACGTTCGGCAAGACGCTCTCGCGGCTCGTGCGCAGCGGCATCGGCGTGCACCACGCGGGCATGCTGCCGAAGTACCGGCGTCTCGTCGAGCAGCTCGCGCAGCAGGGGCTGCTGCGCGTGATCTGCGGCACCGACACCCTCGGGGTCGGCATCAACGTGCCCATCCGCACCGTGCTGCTGACGGGGCTCACGAAGTTCGACGGCACACGGATGCGTCAGCTCAGCGCCCGGGAGTTCCACCAGATCGCGGGGCGTGCGGGCAGGGCCGGCTACGACACCGCCGGCACGGTGGTGGTGCAGGCGCCCGAGCACGAGGCGGAGAACGCCAAGATGCTCGCGAAGGCCGGCGACGACCCGAAGCAGCGACGCAAGCTCGTGCGCAAGAAGGCACCGGAGGGCTTCGTCTCGTGGGGCAAGCCCTCGTTCGAGAAGCTCATCGAGGCCGAGCCGGAGCCGCTCGTCTCCAGCATGCAGATCAGCCACTCGATGCTGCTCAACGTGATCGGGCGCGAAGGTGACGCCTTCACCGAGGTGCGCGACCTCATCGCCTCGTCGCACGAGCCGTGGCGCCGCAAGCTCGCGCTCGAGCGGCGGGCGCTCGCGATCTACCGCACGCTGCGCACCGCCGGCGTTGTGGAGCAGCATCCGGACCCGTCCATGCCCGGTGGCCAGCGCATCCGCCTCACCGTCGACCTGCAGCCCAACTTCGCGCTCAATCAGCCGCTCTCCCCGTTCGCGCTCGAGGTCATCGACGTGCTCGACCCGGCCGACCCCACGCATCCGCTCGACGTCATCTCGGTCATCGAGTCGACGCTCGACGACCCGCGGCCGATCCTGTCGCAGCAGCAGTTCCTCGCTCGCGGCGAGGCGGTCGCGGCGATGAAGGCGGAGCGCATCGAGTACGACGAGCGCATGGAGCTGCTCGAGCACGTCACGCACCCGAAGCCGCTCGAGGAGCTGCTGACCGAGGCGCTCGCGGTCTTCGCCTCCTCGCAGCCGTGGGTGTCGGATTTCGCGCTGTCGCCGAAGTCGGTCGTGCGCGACATGTGGGAGCGGGCGATGACCTTCGCCGACTACACGCAGCACTACTCGCTGGCGCGCTCTGAGGGGCTCGTGCTGCGCTACCTCTCGGATGCGTACAGGGCGATTCGGCAGACGGTGCCCGAGGAGGCGAAGAGCGAGGATCTGCTCGACATCATCGAGTGGCTGGGCGAGCTCGTGCGGCAGGTCGACTCGAGCCTGCTCGACGAGTGGGAGGAGCTCATGCACCCCACCGCGCCCGGCGAGACGCCGATCGCGCCGCCCCCGCCGCCGAGCGTGGTGGCGAACCCGCGGGCGTTCCGGACGCTGGTGCGCAACGAGCTCTTCCGGCGCGTGCAGCTCGCGGCGCTCGATCGCCACGAGGCGCTCGGCGAGCTCGACGCGGCCGCGGGCTTCGACGCGACCGCGTGGGGCGATGCGCTCGACGCCTACTACGACGAGCACGAGACGATCGGCACGGGGGCGGATGCGCGCTCGTCGCGCATGCTCGTCATCGACGAGGGGCCCGCTGTGTGGGAAGCGCAGCAGATCCTCGCCGACCCGGCCGGTGACCACGACTGGCGCATCTGGGCCTCGATCGATCTGGCGGCGTCGGCGGATGCGGGCGTCGCGGTTGTGCGGGTGACGCGCGTCGGGCGCCTCTAA
- a CDS encoding nitroreductase family deazaflavin-dependent oxidoreductase, whose protein sequence is MPLEGEYEPSTSEWARTQAEAFEASNGAEANTLRGMPIILLTSVGAKSGKLRKTALMRVEHEGVYAVVASLGGAPKHPVWYYNLKAQPHVELQDGAERHDYLAREISGDERALWWERAVAAYPDYADYQQKTDRLIPVFVLERMPA, encoded by the coding sequence ATGCCGCTTGAGGGCGAGTACGAACCGAGCACATCCGAGTGGGCGCGCACGCAGGCGGAGGCGTTCGAGGCGTCGAACGGCGCCGAGGCGAACACGCTGCGCGGGATGCCGATCATCCTGCTGACCAGCGTCGGCGCCAAGAGCGGCAAGCTGCGCAAGACGGCGCTCATGCGCGTCGAGCACGAGGGTGTGTACGCCGTGGTCGCATCGCTCGGCGGTGCCCCGAAGCACCCCGTCTGGTACTACAACCTGAAGGCGCAGCCGCACGTCGAGCTGCAGGATGGCGCCGAGAGGCACGACTACCTCGCGCGAGAGATCTCCGGCGACGAGCGCGCGCTGTGGTGGGAGCGGGCCGTGGCGGCCTACCCCGACTATGCCGACTATCAGCAGAAGACCGATCGCCTGATCCCGGTCTTCGTGCTGGAGCGCATGCCCGCCTGA
- a CDS encoding SDR family NAD(P)-dependent oxidoreductase — translation MRILIAGATSALGHATASALLDAGHHVIAVGSNADRLGLVDASERFECDLTDLEAVEALAAEVGELDGLLHLVGGWRGGGGLAGQSDEDWAWLEARVVGTLRNTSRAFADAIGRSDAGVVAIVSTTGLERPTAGNANYVALKAAAEAWLAAVGHALRETPARTVVKRVKALVSDADRAAQPERAFAGATDVAALAAELAAEFAASPGFD, via the coding sequence ATGCGCATCCTCATCGCCGGCGCCACGAGCGCGCTCGGCCACGCCACCGCATCCGCTCTGCTGGACGCCGGGCACCACGTCATCGCGGTCGGCTCGAACGCCGATCGGCTCGGACTCGTCGACGCGAGCGAGCGCTTCGAGTGCGACCTGACCGATCTCGAGGCGGTCGAGGCGCTGGCCGCAGAGGTCGGCGAGCTCGACGGCCTGTTGCACCTGGTGGGCGGCTGGCGCGGCGGCGGCGGGCTCGCGGGGCAGTCCGACGAGGACTGGGCCTGGCTCGAGGCGCGCGTCGTCGGCACGCTGCGCAACACGTCGCGAGCCTTCGCCGATGCCATCGGGCGATCAGATGCGGGGGTCGTCGCGATCGTCTCGACCACCGGTCTCGAGCGCCCTACGGCGGGCAACGCGAACTACGTGGCGCTCAAGGCGGCGGCCGAGGCGTGGCTCGCCGCGGTCGGCCACGCGCTGCGGGAGACGCCGGCGCGCACGGTCGTCAAGCGGGTGAAGGCGCTCGTGTCGGATGCCGACCGGGCGGCGCAGCCGGAGCGCGCGTTCGCGGGCGCCACCGACGTCGCGGCGCTGGCGGCCGAGCTGGCCGCGGAGTTCGCGGCCAGCCCCGGCTTCGACTGA
- a CDS encoding nitroreductase family deazaflavin-dependent oxidoreductase encodes MTHPIRRLLRRVLAPVSRTRAFRRIGPKAMPVAERIATRLTGGRLVVSGILVPSLVLHTTGAKSGHPRASELMFTPDGDGGAIVAGTSFARSAHPGWTANLAAHPDAEAVVRGLRYPVHATRIPEAERDAAWARIEAQWPGYRQYERDAGRTVRLFRLTTDAVPSPFRERR; translated from the coding sequence GTGACCCACCCCATCCGTCGTCTGCTGCGGCGGGTGCTCGCGCCCGTGAGCCGCACCCGCGCGTTCCGCCGCATCGGGCCGAAGGCGATGCCCGTCGCCGAGCGCATCGCGACGAGGCTGACGGGCGGGCGACTGGTCGTCTCTGGCATCCTCGTGCCGTCGCTCGTGCTGCACACCACCGGCGCGAAGAGCGGGCATCCGCGGGCGTCCGAGCTGATGTTCACGCCCGATGGCGACGGCGGCGCGATCGTCGCGGGCACGAGCTTCGCCCGCTCGGCGCACCCCGGCTGGACGGCCAATCTCGCCGCCCACCCCGACGCCGAGGCGGTCGTGCGTGGGCTGCGCTACCCCGTGCACGCGACGCGCATCCCGGAGGCTGAGCGGGACGCCGCGTGGGCGCGCATCGAGGCGCAGTGGCCCGGCTACCGGCAGTACGAGCGCGACGCCGGGCGCACGGTGCGACTGTTCCGGCTGACGACGGATGCGGTGCCGTCGCCGTTCCGCGAGCGCCGGTAG
- a CDS encoding NAD(P)H-binding protein, with protein MAKITVLGATGFAGGNIAKEAAERGHELTLVSRSTPLDAPAGARVIQGSVLDGDVLAQAIDGADVVIGALSPRGDMEGKVADAYAEIAGRLAGTSTRFMIIGGFGSLKNADGERIVETDAFEPAYKPEARELFAAYERVSAIEGVDWTYVSPAGAFGSYIPDQVRRGEYRTGGDTPVLDAEGNSAISGADFAIAIVDAIEQDTHRRAHVSFAY; from the coding sequence ATGGCCAAGATCACTGTGCTCGGCGCGACCGGGTTCGCAGGCGGCAACATCGCCAAGGAGGCCGCCGAGCGCGGCCACGAGCTGACCCTGGTGTCGCGCTCGACGCCGCTGGATGCACCCGCCGGCGCCCGCGTCATCCAGGGCTCGGTGCTCGACGGCGACGTGCTCGCGCAGGCGATCGACGGCGCCGACGTCGTGATCGGTGCGCTCTCCCCGCGCGGGGACATGGAGGGGAAGGTCGCGGATGCGTACGCCGAGATCGCGGGCAGGCTCGCGGGCACCTCGACGCGCTTCATGATCATCGGCGGCTTCGGCTCGCTGAAGAACGCCGACGGCGAGCGCATCGTCGAGACTGACGCGTTCGAGCCCGCCTACAAGCCGGAGGCGCGCGAGCTGTTCGCTGCCTACGAGCGCGTCAGCGCGATCGAGGGCGTCGACTGGACCTACGTCTCCCCCGCCGGTGCCTTCGGCAGCTACATCCCCGACCAGGTCCGCCGCGGCGAGTACCGCACGGGCGGCGACACCCCGGTGCTCGACGCCGAGGGCAACTCTGCGATCTCTGGCGCCGACTTCGCCATCGCGATCGTCGACGCGATCGAGCAGGACACGCACCGCCGCGCGCACGTCTCCTTCGCCTACTGA
- a CDS encoding glycosyltransferase, with product MATIAAYTSPSLGHVLPFAGVLLELQRRGHRIRLRTLASEVGRMRGLGFDADAVDPTVSAVEFDDWRARRMLDAYRRMCEIFCERGRREGPDLRSLIDASQPDLVLTDVNTWGAAAVAEGCGLPWVSLATYPPAMRSHGCPPYGPGLPPATGPAGRARDAIITRTIYDPAMRTTTPMLNAMRADVAGLPPIADYDAMVRRAPLTLVTTAEPLEYRHDDWAPDLQLVGPTTWEPPAAPPTWLAEIEGPIVLVATATDYQGDTDIVRTALLALADEPVTVVATMAHGARLGIPVPPNARIERFVPHSQLLVRASVAITHGGLGVTQQALSHGVPVVAVPYGRDQLEVAARVQHAGAGLRLPRSRLTPERLRHAVRRASGMRAGVAAVAAGLAAAGGAPRAADLIEEQLALQSARGGR from the coding sequence ATGGCGACGATCGCGGCCTACACGAGCCCGTCGCTCGGACACGTGCTCCCCTTCGCCGGCGTGCTGCTCGAGCTGCAGCGGCGCGGCCACCGCATCCGTCTCCGCACCCTCGCGAGCGAGGTGGGGCGGATGCGCGGGCTCGGCTTCGACGCCGACGCGGTCGATCCGACCGTCTCGGCCGTCGAGTTCGACGACTGGCGGGCGCGCAGGATGCTCGACGCCTACCGCCGCATGTGCGAGATCTTCTGCGAGCGCGGCAGGCGCGAGGGGCCAGATCTGCGCTCGCTCATCGATGCGTCTCAGCCGGATCTGGTGCTCACGGACGTGAACACCTGGGGCGCGGCGGCGGTTGCCGAGGGCTGCGGCCTGCCGTGGGTGTCGCTCGCCACCTACCCTCCCGCGATGCGCTCCCACGGCTGCCCGCCGTACGGGCCGGGGCTGCCGCCGGCGACCGGCCCCGCGGGGCGCGCCAGAGACGCGATCATCACCCGCACGATCTACGACCCGGCGATGCGCACGACCACGCCGATGCTGAACGCGATGCGTGCCGATGTCGCCGGGCTGCCGCCGATCGCCGACTATGACGCGATGGTGCGGCGCGCACCGCTGACGCTCGTCACGACCGCCGAGCCGCTCGAGTACCGGCACGACGACTGGGCGCCCGACCTGCAGCTGGTGGGTCCGACCACGTGGGAGCCGCCGGCCGCCCCGCCCACGTGGCTCGCCGAGATCGAGGGCCCGATCGTGCTGGTCGCCACCGCCACCGACTACCAGGGAGACACCGACATCGTGCGGACGGCGCTGCTCGCGCTGGCCGACGAGCCGGTGACGGTGGTGGCCACGATGGCGCACGGCGCGAGGCTCGGCATCCCGGTGCCGCCGAACGCGCGCATCGAGCGGTTCGTGCCGCACAGCCAGCTGCTCGTGCGCGCGAGCGTGGCGATCACCCACGGCGGCCTAGGCGTGACGCAGCAGGCGCTCTCGCACGGCGTGCCCGTGGTTGCCGTGCCCTACGGCCGCGATCAGCTGGAGGTGGCCGCGCGCGTGCAGCACGCGGGTGCCGGGCTCCGGCTGCCGCGCAGCCGCCTCACGCCCGAGCGGCTGCGCCATGCGGTGCGTCGCGCGAGCGGCATGCGCGCGGGCGTCGCGGCGGTCGCCGCCGGCCTCGCCGCGGCGGGTGGCGCGCCACGAGCCGCCGACCTCATCGAGGAGCAGCTGGCGCTGCAGTCGGCGCGCGGCGGCAGGTGA